The Streptomyces sp. RKND-216 genomic sequence CTTCCGCACCGGTCCGGTCAGCAGGTAGGTGACCGCGGCCGTGACGCAGAGCGTCAGCAGATATTCACGCAACGTATCCCCAGGGTCTCGCGGTCTTGCGGTGGTTCCTCGCGGTACGGCTCACTCCGGCCTCCACACCTTACGACGGCTCGCGCCCGCCGGCGGTTTCGCGTGTCCGGGCGTGACGCTCCGCGTCCAGGCGGTGGCGCGCCCGGTCCCACGTCCGGGTCATGTGGGTGCGGGTACCCCGGTGAGCGCCGTCACAACGGGGTCCAGGGCGTGGCTGATGTCGTCGCCGACGCTCCGGAAGTACGGGATGGGCGCGCCGTACGGGTCGTAGATCTCGTCCGCGTCGGCACTGGGCGCCAGCAGCCAGCCGCGCAGCGCGGCGGCGGCCTGCACCAGAGCGCGGGCCCGTTCGGCGACTCCCGCGGCGCTGCCGGGAGGCGGCAGCGTAGCCGGGTCGATGGCCCGCACCAAGCGGGTGAACTCCTTGAGCGTGAACGTGCGCAGCCCCGCCGAATGCCCCATGGAGATCACCTGCGCCCGGTGGTCCCGGGTGGCGGTGAGCACCAGGTCGGCGCGGATGACGTGCTCGTCGAGCAGCTCACGCCCCAGGAAGCCGGTCGGGTCGGCGCCGTGCTCGACCAGCACGGCCGCCGCGTGCTCCTCCATGGGCGCGCCCTCGTGCCCCCACGTTCCGGCGCTCTCCACGACGATGCCGTCGCTGAGCCGGCCGCCGAGCCGGTCCGCGAGGGCATGCCGGGTCAGCCGCTCGGTGATCGGCGAGCGGCAGACGTTGCCGGTGGAGACGTGGAGGATGCGGAAGACCCCGGCCTCGCCGGGGCCCGCCTGGACCGGTATGCCACGCCCTTCGGGAGGAGGCGTCAACTGCCCACCTCGAGGTCCGGTACCACCTTGCGCAGCTCCTCGGCGCTGAGCGCGCCGGCGCGGAGCAGCACCGGGACCTTGCCGGTGACATCGACGATGGAGGACGGTTCGGGGTCGGGTGTGGGGCCGCCGTCGAGGTAGACGGAGACGGAGTCGCCCAGCATGTCCTGCGCGGCGTCGCAGTCCTGCGGGGCGGGCGCGCCGGTGAGGTTGGCCGAGGAGACGGCCATCGGCCCGAACTCGTTCAGCAGCTCCAGCGCGACCGGGTGCAGCGGCATGCGGACGGCGACGGTGCCGCGGGTCTCCCCCAGGTCCCAGGTCAGGGACGGCTGGTGGCGGGCGACGAGGGTGAGGGCGCCGGGCCAGAAGGCGTCGACGAGTTCCCAGGCGGTCTCGGAGAAGTCGGTGACCAGGCCGTGCAGGGTGTCGGGCGAGCCGATGAGGACGGGGGTGGGCATGTTGCGCCCGCGGCCCTTGGCCTCCAGGAGGTCGCCGACGGCCTCCGAGCTGAAGGCGTCGGCGCCGATGCCGTACACGGTGTCGGTGGGGAGCACGACGAGTTCGCGGCGGCGTACGGCGGCGGCCGCCTCACGCAGGCCGGTCTTGCGCTCGGTGGCGTCGGTGCAGTCGTAACGGCGTGCCATGTCTCAGGGCACCTCCCGGCGGGCAGTGGCGAATCGCGGACGGTTGTTGAGGTCGGGGTGGTCGGCGGCGTCCGCCCAGCCGCGGTCCTCCGCGAAGATCCACGGGACCTGGCCGCCCTGGGTGTCGGCGTGCTCGACCACCACGACGCCACCGGGCCTGAGCAGGCGGTGCGCCGTGCGTTCCAGGCCGCGGATGACGTCGAGTCCGTCCTCCCCGGAGAACAACGCGAGAGACGGGTCGTGGTCGCGGGCTTCCGGGGCCACATACTCCCACTCGGTGAGCGGGATGTAGGGCGGGTTGGAGATGACGAGGTCGACCTGCCCGTCGAGTTCGGGGAGCGCGCGGAACGCGTCGCCGCGGTGCAGGGTGACGCGGCTGCCCTCGACATTCTTCGCGGCCCAGTGGTGCGCGCCCTCGTCCAGCTCCACGGCGTGCACACGGGACCGCGGCACCTCCTGGGCGAGGGCGAGGGCGATGGCGCCGGATCCGGTGCACAGGTCGACGATCAGCGGCTCGGCGACATCCATGGCGCGTACGGCGTCTATCGCCCATCCGACGACGGACTCGGTCTCCGGGCGCGGCACGAACACCCCGGGGCCGACCTGGAGTTCGAGGTAGCGGAAGAAGGCACGGCCGGTGATGTGCTGCAGCGGTTCGCGGGCCTCGCGGCGGGCGACCGCCTCCCAGTAGCGGGCGTCGAAGTCGGCGTCGGCGACGCGGTGCAGCTCGCCGCGCTTTACGCCGTGCACGTAGGCGGCGAGCTCCTCGGCGTCGAAGCGGGGGGAGGGCACGCCGGCGTCGGCGAGGCGCTGGGTGGCCTGCGCGACCTCGGCGAGCAGCACCGGACGGGAGCGGGGGCCGGCGCCCCCGGATGATGGCTGCACTTCCTTCGGTCCTCCACGCGGGGGCTGCTGGGTCGGCTCTCTGGGCTCGGTCAACTCTGCGAGGCTGCCAGCTTGGCAGCGGAGTCCGCGTCGGCGCAGGCCTGGATCACCGGGTCGAGCTCGCCGTCGAGCACCTGGTCGAGGTTGTAGGCCTTGAAGCCGACACGATGGTCGGAGATGCGGTTCTCCGGGAAGTTGTACGTGCGGATGCGTTCCGAGCGGTCCACCGTGCGGACCTGGCTGCGGCGTGCGTCCGACGCCTCCTTCTCGGCCTCCTCCTGCGCGGCGGCCAGCAGCCGGGCGCGCAGGATGCGCAGCGCCTGCTCCTTGTTCTGGAGCTGGCTCTTCTCATTCTGGCAGGAGACGACGATGCCGGTCGGCTCGTGGGTGATGCGGACCGCGGAGTCGGTGGTGTTGACGGACTGGCCGCCTGGTCCGGAGGAGCGGTAGACGTCGATGCGCAGGTCGTTCGCGTTGATCTCGACGTCGACGTCCTCTGCCTCGGGGAGCACCAGCACACCCGCGGCGGAGGTGTGGATGCGGCCCTGTGACTCGGTGGCCGGCACCCGCTGCACGCGGTGCACGCCGCCCTCGAACTTCAGCCGTGCCCACACGCCCTGCCCGGGCTCGGCGTTGCTCTTCGCCTTCACGGCGATCTGGACGTCCTTGTACCCGCCGAGGTCGGACTCGTTGGACTGGATCAGCTCGGTCTTCCAGCCGGTGCGCTCGGCGTAGCGCAGGTACATGCGCAGCAGGTCGCCGGCGAACAGCGCGGACTCGTCGCCGCCCTCTCCCGCCTTGATCTCGAGGATGACGTCCTTGTCGTCGCTGGGGTCGCGCGGGACGAGCAGCAGGCGCAGCTTCTCGGTGAGGGCCTCGCGTCCGGCCTCCAGCTCCTTCACCTCGGCGGCGAAGTCGGGGTCGTCGGCGGCGAACTCACGCGCGGTGTCGATGTCCTCGGCGTTCTGCCGCCACGCGCGATAGGCGCTGATGATCGGCGTGAGCTCGGCGTAGCGCTTGTTGAGCCTGCGGGCGCGCGCCTGGTCGGCGTGCACCGACGGGTCGGCGAGCTGCTTCTCGAGGTCGGCGTGTTCGCCGATCAGTTCCTCGACCGCCTCGAACATCGGCTGTGTCCTTGTCTGGAGTGGGCGCGGGTGGCGCCGCGGCGTCGCGGTCCCGTCACTGCCGGACAGGAGCCGGCGCCGGGACGCGCCGCGTACGGCGGTGAAACGACGAAGCGCCGGTCCGGCCGCCTGCGCTGAGGCGGCCGGGGACCGGCGCTGTCGGGTCGCTACTTCTTCTTGCCGGACCCGGCGTTCTTGCCGAAGCGGGCCTCGAAGCGGGCCACGCGGCCACCGGTGTCGAGGATCTTCTGCTTGCCCGTGTAGAACGGGTGGCACTCGGAGCAGATGTCCGCGCGGATGCTGCCGCCGGACATGGTGCTACGGGTGGTGAACGAGGCCCCGCAGGTGCAGCTGACCTGGGTCTCGGTGTACTCCGGGTGGATGTCGCGCTTCAAGGTGTCTCCTAGGTTCGGGAGGGCGCCGGGTCGCGTCGCGGATTGCGCCGCGTGAACCGGGGCCGACGTACCAGTCTGCCACTACTGGCCGCACACGAACAAAACGGGGTGGGGGCGCCCGGTATTCCGTCCCGGACCGGGGCCGGCGGGGTCCGTTGCGCCGCGCGGGGCGCGGTCAGCCGCGCTCCCGGCGTACGACGTCGGCGTCGCTGCGGGCACCCGCGCTGCCGTCGGTGGCCGACTCGGGGACCGTCCGGTCCGCGCGCAGCGCGTCCCACACCTGGTCGGCCTTCCCCTTCAGGGGCAGTACGCGGTTGGGGTCGTCCGGGTCGTAGCGCACGGGCATGGTGAGCATGTCGATCTCGCCGGGCCCGACGTCCCTGAGCAGCTTGGCCATGCCGAGCAGATCGGCGGCGGAGTCCAGCTCCGTGTCGGTGGTGACGGCCGAGGTCGCCGTGTCGGCGAGGTCGTAGAGCTGCGCCGGGTCGCTGAAGAGGCCGATGTCGTCGACCTTCCCGAGCAGGGCGCGCAGGAACGCGTGCTGGAGCTGTATCCGGCCCAGGTCGCTGCCGTTCCCGACCGCGTGCCGGGTGCGCACCAGGGCCAGGGCCTGCTCGCCGTCCAGGGTGTGACTGCCCGCCGCCAGGTCGAGGTGGCTGTCCGCGTCCTGCAGCGGTTCACTCAGGGTGATCTGCACGCCACCGAAAGTGTCGACCAGCTCCTTGAAACCGGTGAAGTCGACCTCGATGTAGTGGTCCATGCGGATGTCGGTCATCGCCTCGACGGTCTTCACCGCGCAGGCGGGCCCGCCGACCTGGTAGGCCTCGTTGAACATCGACGGTGCGGCGCCGGGCGCCAGAGTGCCGTCGGCCTTCCGGCACGGGGGCCGGGCGACCAGGGTGTCGCGGGGAACCGAGACGATCGTGGCATGGTCGTGCGCCTCGTTGACGTGCACGATCATGGCGGTGTCGGAGCGGGCGGACCCGTCGTCGTCGCCGTACCGGGCGTTCTCGCCGGACCGCGAGTCGGAGCCGAGGACGAGGATGTCAACGGAGCCGTGCGGCATGTCCTCGGGGCGGTCGCCGCCGAGGCGGCCGTTGATGTCGACGCCGGCGATGTTGCCGTTCAGCCGGTAGTAGACGAACCCGAGGCCCGCGGCACCGAGGAGGAGGACCGCGGCGACCGTCCAGGCGGTGACGACGAGGGCGCGCCTCCGCCTGCGCCGGTGCCGCCCGCCCCGGGGCTGCTCGTCCGGCTCGCCGTGCCCTGTCCTGCTGTCCTGCTCCGCCATCGCGCGAGGCGCTCCTCCCGTCCGGCGTCATGCGAACGGGGCGAGTACCCCACGCGTCCGGCGGCACGCCGACGAGTTTCCGCGCCCTGCCGTCCTGCCCCGTCGCGCCCGGTGCACGCGGCCTGCCACCCGGGGGCGACGCGGCGGGCCCGCCCCCACGCGGTGGGGGCGGGCCCGGTGCCGGTCCGAGGGGGCGGGCGGCGTCAGTCGCCGCCGTTCGGCGAGGGAGTCGTCTTCTGGATCTGGAGCAGGAACTCGGCGTTCGACTTCGTCTGCTTCATCTTGTCCAGGAGGAGTTCCACCGCCTGCTGCTGGTCCAGGGCGTGCAGCACCCGGCGCAGCTTCCAGACGACGGCGAGCTCGTCGCTGCCCATGAGGATCTCCTCCTTGCGGGTGCCGGACGCGTCGACGTCCACCGCGGGGAAGATCCGCTTGTCGGAGAGCTTGCGGTCGAGCTTGAGCTCCATGTTGCCGGTGCCCTTGAACTCCTCGAAGATCACCTCGTCCATGCGGGAGCCGGTCTCCACCATGGCCGTGGCGACGATCGTCAGGGAGCCGCCGTCCTCGATGTTGCGCGCGGCGCCGAAGAACTTCTTCGGCGGGTAGAGCGCGGTCGAGTCGACACCACCGGACAGGATGCGGCCCGACGCCGGCGCGGCGAGGTTGTACGCGCGCCCCAGGCGGGTGATCGAGTCCAGCAGCACGACGACGTCGTGGCCCAGCTCGACGAGCCGCTTGGCCCGCTCGATGGCCAGCTCGGCGACCGTGGTGTGGTCCTCGGCCGGGCGGTCGAAGGTCGAGGAGATGACCTCGCCCTTCACCGACCGCGTCATGTCGGTGACCTCCTCGGGCCGCTCGTCGACGAGGACGACCATGAGGTGGCACTCGGGGTTGTTGGTGGTGATCGCGTTGGCGATCGCCTGCATGATCATGGTCTTACCGGTCTTCGGCGGGGCCACGATCAGGCCGCGCTGGCCCTTGCCGATCGGGGAGACCATGTCGATGATCCGCGTGGTCAGTGCACCCGGGTCGGTCTCCAGGCGCAGCCGCTCTTGCGGATAGAGCGGGGTGAGCTTGGTGAACTCGGGCCGGCCCTTGCCGCCGCC encodes the following:
- the rpmE gene encoding 50S ribosomal protein L31; the encoded protein is MKRDIHPEYTETQVSCTCGASFTTRSTMSGGSIRADICSECHPFYTGKQKILDTGGRVARFEARFGKNAGSGKKK
- a CDS encoding L-threonylcarbamoyladenylate synthase: MARRYDCTDATERKTGLREAAAAVRRRELVVLPTDTVYGIGADAFSSEAVGDLLEAKGRGRNMPTPVLIGSPDTLHGLVTDFSETAWELVDAFWPGALTLVARHQPSLTWDLGETRGTVAVRMPLHPVALELLNEFGPMAVSSANLTGAPAPQDCDAAQDMLGDSVSVYLDGGPTPDPEPSSIVDVTGKVPVLLRAGALSAEELRKVVPDLEVGS
- a CDS encoding protein-tyrosine-phosphatase, with product MPVQAGPGEAGVFRILHVSTGNVCRSPITERLTRHALADRLGGRLSDGIVVESAGTWGHEGAPMEEHAAAVLVEHGADPTGFLGRELLDEHVIRADLVLTATRDHRAQVISMGHSAGLRTFTLKEFTRLVRAIDPATLPPPGSAAGVAERARALVQAAAALRGWLLAPSADADEIYDPYGAPIPYFRSVGDDISHALDPVVTALTGVPAPT
- the prfA gene encoding peptide chain release factor 1, coding for MFEAVEELIGEHADLEKQLADPSVHADQARARRLNKRYAELTPIISAYRAWRQNAEDIDTAREFAADDPDFAAEVKELEAGREALTEKLRLLLVPRDPSDDKDVILEIKAGEGGDESALFAGDLLRMYLRYAERTGWKTELIQSNESDLGGYKDVQIAVKAKSNAEPGQGVWARLKFEGGVHRVQRVPATESQGRIHTSAAGVLVLPEAEDVDVEINANDLRIDVYRSSGPGGQSVNTTDSAVRITHEPTGIVVSCQNEKSQLQNKEQALRILRARLLAAAQEEAEKEASDARRSQVRTVDRSERIRTYNFPENRISDHRVGFKAYNLDQVLDGELDPVIQACADADSAAKLAASQS
- a CDS encoding LCP family protein — encoded protein: MAEQDSRTGHGEPDEQPRGGRHRRRRRRALVVTAWTVAAVLLLGAAGLGFVYYRLNGNIAGVDINGRLGGDRPEDMPHGSVDILVLGSDSRSGENARYGDDDGSARSDTAMIVHVNEAHDHATIVSVPRDTLVARPPCRKADGTLAPGAAPSMFNEAYQVGGPACAVKTVEAMTDIRMDHYIEVDFTGFKELVDTFGGVQITLSEPLQDADSHLDLAAGSHTLDGEQALALVRTRHAVGNGSDLGRIQLQHAFLRALLGKVDDIGLFSDPAQLYDLADTATSAVTTDTELDSAADLLGMAKLLRDVGPGEIDMLTMPVRYDPDDPNRVLPLKGKADQVWDALRADRTVPESATDGSAGARSDADVVRRERG
- the prmC gene encoding peptide chain release factor N(5)-glutamine methyltransferase, which encodes MLLAEVAQATQRLADAGVPSPRFDAEELAAYVHGVKRGELHRVADADFDARYWEAVARREAREPLQHITGRAFFRYLELQVGPGVFVPRPETESVVGWAIDAVRAMDVAEPLIVDLCTGSGAIALALAQEVPRSRVHAVELDEGAHHWAAKNVEGSRVTLHRGDAFRALPELDGQVDLVISNPPYIPLTEWEYVAPEARDHDPSLALFSGEDGLDVIRGLERTAHRLLRPGGVVVVEHADTQGGQVPWIFAEDRGWADAADHPDLNNRPRFATARREVP